In the Sandaracinus amylolyticus genome, GAGGACGAGCGCGGACCGCACGAGGGTCGAGATCATCTCGCGAGGTGCACGAGCCGCGCGCGCTCGTCACGCTCCTCGGAGCCGCGATGTCCAAGCCCAACTGGTTCGTCGGGATCCCGATCGCCGGGGTCGAGCTGGCCGCGCGGATCTCCGAGCCGCCCTCCGGGATCCGCCGCTTCCATCCCGAGGATCTGCACCTCACGGTCGCGTTCCTCGGGATGTGCGGCGAGGAGCGCGCGCGCGCCGGATGGGACGCGCTGGTCTGGACGCTCCCCGCGCTCGACGTGACCTTCGGGGCGATCGTCCCGATGGGCAATCCGCGGCGCTACTCCGCGCTCTCCGCGGTGCTCGATGAGGGGCGCGCCGACGTCGAGGCCGCGATGAGCGCCTCGCGCGACGCGGTCTGCGATGCCGCGGGCGTGCCCCGCGAGATGCGCCCCGCGAAGGCCCACGTCACCGTCGCGCGCCCCGCGCGCAGCACCACCGACGGCGAGCGACGCGTCGCGCTGCGCTGGGCCGCCGCGATCGATCTGCGCGGCGTGCGGGTGCGCCTCTCCGAGGCCGCGCTCTACACGTGGAACGACGATCGCGCCTCGCGCCTCTTCCGCGCCGTCGCCACGCGCCCGTTCCCCCCTTGACCGCCCGCGAGCCGATGGTGATGGTCCGCGGCCGTCATGACCGAAGCGACGCAGACCGCAGACGACGCCCCCGCCCGGACCACCCACCGCTTCGAGGCCGAGGTCGATCAGGTCCTCCGCCTCGTCATCCGCTCGCTCTATTCGAACAAGGAGATCTTCCTCCGCGAGCTGCTCTCGAACGCGTCCGACGCGCTCGACAAGCTGCGCTTCCGCTCGCTCACCGAGCCCGCGCTGCGCCCCTCCGAGGAGCTGCGCATCCGCCTCGAGCCCGACGCCGCGAACAAGACGCTGACCATCTGGGACGATGGCATCGGCATGACGCGCGACGAGCTCGCGCAGAACCTCGGCACCATCGCGAAGTCGGGCACGCGCGAGCTGCTCGAGAAGGTGCGCGCCGCGGGCCAGAAGGACGCGCCCGCGCTGATCGGTCAGTTCGGCGTCGGCTTCTACAGCGCGTTCCTGGTCGCCGAGCGCGTCGACGTGATCTCGCGCGCCCCGGGGCACGAGGACGCGTGGAAGTGGAGCTCGGACGCCCAGGGCACGTTCACGATCGAGCCCGCTGCACGCGATGTGAACGGCAGCTCGGTCGTGCTGCACCTCTCGGACGATCACGTCGACCTGCTGCGCACCTGGAAGCTCGAGGAGCTGGTCCGCAAGTACAGCGACTACCTCGAGTGGCCGATCGAGCTGAAGCTCGAGCGCGAGAAGGCGGACGAGGCCGCGCCCGCGGAGTGGCGGCGGGTGAACCGGGGCACGCCGCTGTGGCAGCGCTCGGCGAGCGAGGTCACGCCCGATCAGTACGAGGAGCACTACCGCCACCTCACCCACGACTTCGAGAAGCCGCTGCTGTGGCGTCACTTCCGGGTCGAGGGCACGACGGAGTTCGCGGGCATCCTCTACGTGCCGCGCCGTCCGCCCTTCGATCTGTTCGCGCCCGAGAGCAAGCACGGCCTGCGGCTGCACGTGAAGCGCGTCTTCGTCATGGAGGACGAGGGCGAGGTGCTCCCGAAGTGGCTGCGCTTCGTGCGCGGCGTGGTCGACAGCGAGGACCTGCCGCTCAACGTCTCGCGCGAGCTGCTCCAGGACTCGCGCGTGGTGCGCACGATCAAGAAGCAGATCGTGAAGCAGGTGCTCGACGGGCTGACGCAGCTCGCGAACGATCGCCCCGAGGACTACGCGCTCTTCTGGAAGACGTTCGGCGCGGTGCTGAAGGAAGGGCTGCACTACGAGCCCGATCAGACCGAGCGGCTCGCGAAGCTGCTCCGCTATGAATCGAGCGCGGTGGAGAAGGGCGCGCTGGTCTCGCTCGCCGACGCCAAGGCGCGCATGAAGGAAGGGCAGAAGGCGATCTACTACGCGCTCGGCGAGTCGCGACGGCAGATCGAGTCGAGCCCGCACATCGAGGGCCTCACGAAGCACGGCTTCGAGGTGCTCTACATGATCGACCCGGTCGATCAGTGGGCGGTGCAGTCGCTGCGCGAATTCGACGGCACGCCGCTCCAGAGCGCGACCGCGGCCGAGCTCGACCTCGGCGCGCTCCATCTCGGGGCGACCGACGAGGCGAGCGAGAAGGCGCGCGAGGAGTCGAAGGGCGCGGTCGAGGCGCTGCGCAGCCGCGCGCGCACGAAGCTGCAGGAGCACGTGAGCGAGGTGCGGGTGAGCGCGCGCCTGACCGACTCGCCGGTGTGCCTCGTGGTGCCCGAGGGCGGGCTGCCGCCCCACCTCGAGCGCTTGCTGCGCGCGACGCAGCAGGACCTTCCGCCGCAGAAGCGCATCCTCGAGATCAACCCCGATCACCCGCTGGTGCGCGCGCTCGCGAAGCTGATCGAGGCCCAGCCCGATCGCGCGGAGATCGACGAGTGGATCGAGCTGCTGCACGAGCAGGCGCTCATCGCCGAGGGCAGCCCGATCGAGGATCCCGGTCGCTTCACGAAGCGCCTCACCTCGCTGCTCACCGAGGCGGCGACGCGCGCAGCGGGCGCGTAAGGGATCTCTCGTCACACCTCGACCGCGTCTCTCCCACGGTGGGCTTTGCGTCCAGCCTGCCGCGGCCATGAGGCGCGTGGTGACAATCTCGGTCGACGCGATCGCGCATCGCGTGCGCAAACGCCTCGGGCTCGAGCCCTCGATCCGTGTCGCAGCGGACGAGGTGCTCGAGCTGCATCCCGGCGACGTGGGCGAGACTCCGCCGCCGTTCTCGCTGCCACGCCAAATCGAACGAGCGCGCGAGGCAGTGCACCTGTCCACGCTCAAATTCGAGCTGGAGCGCGCGATCACACGCCGCATCCAGCATGCGCCGACCTACGCGTTCCGGTTCCGCCGCGCGACGATGATCGACGGCGTGGTGTACGCGAACGGCGCGCGCCAACAGCAGGTCGCCGAGCGCGAGCGGTGGCGGCCGCGATGGCTGGACGCGCCGGAGATCGATCGGGCGGCGCTGGCCTCGTCGGTGATCGGCGACCAGTTCTTCGGGCACGTGATCGCCGACGACAGCTGCGCGGCGTACCTCGGGCGCGAGCTCGCGCCGGTGTGCTTCACCGAAGGGAGGCGCCCCCGCAGCGCGCACGCGATGCGCTACCTCGAGCTCTACGGCCTCGCCGACGTGCCGCGCCTCCGCACCGCGCACCTGCGCGAGGCGTGGCTGTTCCAGGACTTCGGGATGAACGGCCACAAGCGCGCGCGGTTCCGCCAGCTGCGCGAGCGACTGCGGGT is a window encoding:
- the htpG gene encoding molecular chaperone HtpG → MTEATQTADDAPARTTHRFEAEVDQVLRLVIRSLYSNKEIFLRELLSNASDALDKLRFRSLTEPALRPSEELRIRLEPDAANKTLTIWDDGIGMTRDELAQNLGTIAKSGTRELLEKVRAAGQKDAPALIGQFGVGFYSAFLVAERVDVISRAPGHEDAWKWSSDAQGTFTIEPAARDVNGSSVVLHLSDDHVDLLRTWKLEELVRKYSDYLEWPIELKLEREKADEAAPAEWRRVNRGTPLWQRSASEVTPDQYEEHYRHLTHDFEKPLLWRHFRVEGTTEFAGILYVPRRPPFDLFAPESKHGLRLHVKRVFVMEDEGEVLPKWLRFVRGVVDSEDLPLNVSRELLQDSRVVRTIKKQIVKQVLDGLTQLANDRPEDYALFWKTFGAVLKEGLHYEPDQTERLAKLLRYESSAVEKGALVSLADAKARMKEGQKAIYYALGESRRQIESSPHIEGLTKHGFEVLYMIDPVDQWAVQSLREFDGTPLQSATAAELDLGALHLGATDEASEKAREESKGAVEALRSRARTKLQEHVSEVRVSARLTDSPVCLVVPEGGLPPHLERLLRATQQDLPPQKRILEINPDHPLVRALAKLIEAQPDRAEIDEWIELLHEQALIAEGSPIEDPGRFTKRLTSLLTEAATRAAGA
- a CDS encoding glycosyltransferase 61 family protein, which produces MTISVDAIAHRVRKRLGLEPSIRVAADEVLELHPGDVGETPPPFSLPRQIERAREAVHLSTLKFELERAITRRIQHAPTYAFRFRRATMIDGVVYANGARQQQVAERERWRPRWLDAPEIDRAALASSVIGDQFFGHVIADDSCAAYLGRELAPVCFTEGRRPRSAHAMRYLELYGLADVPRLRTAHLREAWLFQDFGMNGHKRARFRQLRERLRVIPPARSGHGVFFRRRGAGLPRGLMNEAAIEERLAREGYEIIDVARADADEIIRRTRDASVVCGVEGSALMHGLLCMREGGALVSLQPPYRFTMALRDHADAMGMRYGFVVGIGTRTRFEIDEDEVLSTLELAWGNVSDAGQRRDRAA